The DNA window TACTACCATAAATAACAACTGGGACGCAGCCACTCTTACATTCAACTTTACACGACGAGATGCTGGCTCTCCGACAGCACCGCTTCCTATTTCCGGCGTGACATCCACTCCTGTGGAAAGCAAGTTCACTATAAGTGCGAAGCTTTGCGGTACCGGAAAATCGATTCTCATACTAACCCATGGGATACTTGAATCTTCACTGTACGTAACTAATCTATCCACACAATACCGCGTAACGGTGTGTTACTAATTGCCCCAGTTACTGGAATCCTGGTTTCCCCGGCGGCGAGTCTTATAGTCTAGTCagcgctgctgttgccgctggTTACTCTACGCTCACTTACGACCGAGTTGGAGTAGCGTCATCTTCTCCGTAAATATTTCACAGGCTCTTACATGTTTGGCGATCTGTCTAATTCTTTGCCGTAGGGCAAACTCTCTCTCAGAAGCCCAATTTGGTGTAGAAACTGCCATCCTCAACCAACTCGTCCACTATGCAAAAACAACCATCTCTGCGTCCAAGGTGGCGCTCGTCGGGCATAGTTATGGATCGTACCTCTCAGcggccaccgccagccaagTAGCGGTTGATGCTGTCGTGCTGACTGGTTTCAGCGGAACGTTGCAGTTTTTTGCGCCGTTTCTTGCTGGAAGCAATTTACGCGTAGCCAGGATCCAGGATCCTCTCCGCTGGGGACACCTTGACTCGGGATATCTCACGTCTTCTGATGTTTACGCCGAAGCGTACGGCTTCTTTGCCGAGCCATTCTTCGAGCACCGTGTGGCCGAATGGAACTTTAATGTGGACAGCCAGCCGTTTGGCGTTGGCGGGCTCCCATCTCTGCTTGCAACCGAGATTCCGTATGGCAACATAACTGCGCCAGTGCTGGTCTTGCAGGGTCAATACGACTTGCCTTCTTGTGGCGGCAATTGTCTTGGTCTGCTTAACAGCACAAGTGAACTTTTCTCAAACGCCAAAGTGGTAGAAACTGTCGATGATTTGCCAGCAGGGTAAGTAGCTTCTTTCACTGACTATTCcagagctgaagctgacAATCTCCAGGCATAACATTAATCTTCATAAAAGTGCTCCTCAAGCGTTTCAGATGCTGCTTGCCTTCTTGGGCAAACAAGGTCTCTAAGCTATACAGTGATGATACATCTCATCATGCGATAACTGTTATTACGCCCCTGCCACAGGTACTGTCAATTTGTCAATTTGGGAATGCTACATGCCGGTGATCGCGCCTACAGTGTCAAGGATGTTCCTAGTCTTATATCATAGCATG is part of the Trichoderma atroviride chromosome 1, complete sequence genome and encodes:
- a CDS encoding uncharacterized protein (EggNog:ENOG41~SECRETED:SignalP(1-22)), whose translation is MHLSFALYLATAAWPLSGVVQASETCRHINIPVSVSVPRFELDTTINNNWDAATLTFNFTRRDAGSPTAPLPISGVTSTPVESKFTISAKLCGTGKSILILTHGILESSLYWNPGFPGGESYSLVSAAVAAGYSTLTYDRVGVASSSPANSLSEAQFGVETAILNQLVHYAKTTISASKVALVGHSYGSYLSAATASQVAVDAVVLTGFSGTLQFFAPFLAGSNLRVARIQDPLRWGHLDSGYLTSSDVYAEAYGFFAEPFFEHRVAEWNFNVDSQPFGVGGLPSLLATEIPYGNITAPVLVLQGQYDLPSCGGNCLGLLNSTSELFSNAKVVETVDDLPAGHNINLHKSAPQAFQMLLAFLGKQGL